From the genome of Impatiens glandulifera chromosome 9, dImpGla2.1, whole genome shotgun sequence, one region includes:
- the LOC124913715 gene encoding subtilisin-like protease SBT1.6, translated as MALFSCNFLLLLPSFIVVFFFIIAGADDSTAKTYIFRIDNFAKPSIFPTHYHWYTSEFTHRVNILHVYDTVFHGFSAFLDKSQADSILQHPSVLAVFQDRRRQLHTTRSPQFLGLRNQRGLWSESDYGSDVIIGVFDTGIWPERRSFSDLHLGPVPSRWKGICQTGVKFTKENCNRKIVGARFFVKGHENSGQFGGGGSINETVEFLSPRDADGHGTHTASTAAGRYSFHASMSGYAAGIAKGVAPKARLAVYKVCWRDGGCYDSDILAAFDAAVNDGVDVISISIGGGDGISSPYYLDPIAIGSYGAVSRGIFVSSSAGNDGPNGMSVTNLAPWVTTVGAGTIDRNFPSDVILGDGRNFSGASLYAGEMLNGEMYPLVYPGKSGILTASLCMDNSLDPDLVKGKIVICDRGSNPRVAKGLVVKKAGGIGMILTNGASTGEGLVGDAHLLPACSVGADEGDAIKSYATSSENPTATINFRGTIVGIKPAPVVASFSARGPNGLNPEILKPDLIAPGVNILAAWTDAASPTGLDSDSRRNEFNILSGTSMACPHVSGAAALLISAHPDWSPSAIRSAMMTTATLLNNKRENMTDESTMKSSTPYDFGSGHLNLGRAMDPGLVYDLTNDDYVNFLCSVGYNSKTIQVVTRWPVNCPSRKAMPENLNYPSIAVLFPSQSSRGAQMSKTFVRTVTNVGPTNAIYRVKVETPKGVTVVVKPRRLAFSDKKAKKQTYIVRITMDNNNKGKGVLLGESGTVFGSVSWSDRKHVVRSPIVVTQMDIF; from the coding sequence ATGGCTCTGTTTTCCTGcaactttcttcttcttcttccatcaTTCATCGTCGTCTTTTTCTTCATAATCGCCGGAGCTGATGATTCTACGGCGAAGACGTACATTTTCCGGATCGACAACTTCGCTAAGCCGTCAATATTCCCTACCCATTATCACTGGTACACTTCCGAATTCACTCATCGGGTTAATATTCTCCATGTTTACGACACCGTTTTCCATGGATTCTCCGCTTTCCTTGATAAATCTCAGGCCGATTCAATTCTCCAACACCCATCTGTCCTCGCCGTCTTTCAAGATCGCCGGAGGCAACTACACACCACTCGATCACCCCAATTTCTCGGCCTCAGAAACCAGCGCGGCCTCTGGTCAGAATCCGATTATGGATCCGACGTCATTATAGGCGTTTTCGATACAGGGATTTGGCCGGAGAGAAGAAGTTTCTCCGATCTTCATCTCGGTCCTGTTCCGAGTCGATGGAAGGGTATTTGTCAAACGGGTGTTAAGTTTACTAAGGAAAATTGTAACCGGAAGATTGTTGGAGCTCGATTCTTCGTTAAAGGACATGAAAACTCCGGTCAATTCGGCGGCGGTGGATCGATAAATGAGACGGTTGAGTTTCTATCTCCGAGAGACGCAGACGGACATGGCACACATACGGCGTCCACCGCCGCCGGGAGATACTCGTTTCATGCTAGTATGTCGGGATATGCTGCCGGAATAGCTAAAGGAGTTGCTCCTAAAGCTCGTTTAGCTGTTTACAAGGTTTGTTGGAGAGACGGCGGTTGTTATGATTCCGACATTCTCGCCGCGTTTGACGCCGCCGTTAACGACGGCGTAGATGTCATCTCGATATCGATCGGCGGCGGCGATGGTATTTCCTCGCCGTATTATCTCGATCCGATTGCAATCGGATCATACGGAGCGGTTTCCAGGGGTATTTTTGTTTCATCCTCGGCAGGAAATGATGGTCCGAATGGAATGTCGGTTACTAATCTCGCGCCGTGGGTAACAACCGTCGGAGCGGGTACCATCGATCGGAATTTCCCTTCCGATGTTATCCTCGGAGATGGACGGAACTTCTCCGGCGCATCATTGTACGCCGGAGAGATGTTGAACGGAGAAATGTACCCTTTAGTCTACCCGGGTAAATCGGGTATCCTAACCGCTTCTTTGTGTATGGATAATTCTCTTGACCCGGATTTGGTGAAAGGAAAGATCGTTATATGCGATCGTGGAAGTAATCCACGTGTGGCGAAAGGATTGGTGGTGAAGAAGGCCGGCGGTATCGGAATGATTCTAACCAACGGCGCTTCCACCGGCGAAGGTTTAGTCGGAGATGCTCATCTTCTTCCGGCATGTTCCGTCGGAGCCGATGAAGGTGATGCCATTAAGTCATACGCAACATCATCGGAAAACCCAACTGCCACGATCAATTTCCGAGGTACTATAGTCGGAATCAAGCCGGCTCCGGTAGTGGCATCTTTTTCCGCCAGAGGACCTAACGGGTTAAACCCGGAGATACTCAAACCCGACTTAATCGCCCCGGGTGTAAACATTTTAGCTGCGTGGACCGACGCAGCGAGTCCAACCGGACTTGACTCCGATTCACGGAGAAACGAGTTCAACATTCTTTCGGGCACGTCTATGGCGTGCCCGCATGTGAGCGGCGCAGCCGCTCTATTAATATCGGCTCATCCCGATTGGAGCCCTTCCGCAATTCGTTCAGCCATGATGACAACCGCCACATTGTTGAATAATAAGCGTGAGAACATGACTGACGAGTCTACGATGAAATCGTCGACCCCTTATGATTTCGGGTCGGGTCATCTCAATTTAGGTCGGGCGATGGATCCCGGGCTGGTGTACGATCTGACTAACGATGATTATGTGAACTTTCTTTGTTCGGTTGGGTATAATTCAAAAACCATTCAAGTGGTGACCCGATGGCCCGTGAATTGTCCGAGTAGAAAGGCAATGCCCGAGAATTTAAACTACCCTTCGATCGCGGTTTTGTTTCCGAGCCAATCTTCTCGTGGGGCACAAATGAGCAAGACGTTCGTGAGGACGGTGACGAATGTGGGTCCAACAAACGCGATTTATCGGGTCAAAGTGGAGACACCGAAAGGGGTGACGGTGGTGGTGAAGCCGAGGAGATTGGCGTTTTCGGATAAGAAGGCTAAGAAACAAACGTACATTGTGAGAATAACAATGGATAACAATAATAAGGGAAAAGGGGTTTTATTGGGTGAATCGGGTACTGTATTCGGGTCGGTTTCTTGGTCGGATAGAAAGCATGTGGTTCGGAGTCCTATAGTGGTGACCCAAATGGATATTTTCTAA
- the LOC124916743 gene encoding cinnamoyl-CoA reductase 1-like, translating into MKEMESKGTTVCVTGAGGFIASWLVKLLLSNGYTVHGTVRNPKDLKNAHLKNLENAEENLKLFKVDLLDYESIVAAINGCSGVFHVASPVHLGNVPNPEVELVETAVKSTLNVLKACKEATNVKRVLFVSSLAAVCVKPSFFEGGQFFDETCWSDKEFCRTINKWYCLSKTEAEMEAVEFAKRNGLDLVTVCPGLVFGPKLQSSINDTSLVLIKFLKVENGITDNAMHWLVDVRDVAKALLIVYEKAGSSEGLRYICKGHAIFTKDMVEMLKNIYPHDKYPHKFSDEKNGNEISSEKLQKLGWTFRALEETLVDSVNNYKEDGIL; encoded by the exons ATGAAGGAGATGGAGTCGAAAGGAACAACAGTCTGTGTGACCGGTGCGGGCGGTTTTATAGCCTCTTGGCTAGTCAAACTCCTTCTTTCCAATGGCTACACCGTTCATGGAACCGTTAGAAACCCTA AGGATTTGAAGAATGCCCATCTGAAGAATCTAGAGAATGCAGAAGAAAACTTGAAGCTTTTCAAAGTAGACCTACTTGATTATGAATCTATTGTTGCAGCCATTAATGGTTGTAGTGGAGTTTTTCATGTGGCTAGTCCTGTTCATTTAGGCAATGTTCCAAATCCCGAg GTAGAGTTAGTGGAAACAGCGGTAAAGAGCACGCTAAATGTATTGAAGGCGTGTAAGGAAGCGACAAATGTGAAGCGTGTGTTGTTTGTATCTTCTTTAGCTGCTGTCTGCGTTAAGCCTAGTTTCTTTGAGGGTGGTCAATTCTTTGATGAAACTTGTTGGTCTGATAAGGAATTCTGTCGAACAATCAAT AAATGGTATTGTCTATCGAAAACTGAAGCAGAAATGGAAGCTGTGGAATTTGCAAAGAGAAACGGACTTGATCTTGTAACTGTATGCCCGGGTTTAGTTTTTGGTCCGAAATTGCAGTCTTCCATAAATGATACTAGTTTGGTTCTTATCAAATTCTTGAAAG TGGAAAATGGAATTACAGATAACGCAATGCATTGGTTAGTCGATGTGCGTGATGTTGCTAAAGCCCTATTGATTGTTTATGAGAAGGCAGGATCTTCGGAGGGATTAAG GTACATATGCAAAGGTCATGCAATTTTTACAAAGGATATGGTGGAGATGCTAAAAAACATTTACCCACATGACAAATATCCTCACAA GTTTAGTGATGAAAAGAATGGAAATGAGATAAGTTCAGAAAAATTGCAGAAGCTGGGATGGACTTTTAGGGCATTGGAAGAAACACTTGTTGATTCAGTCAATAACTATAAGGAAGATGGGATCCTTTGA
- the LOC124914260 gene encoding protein NUCLEAR FUSION DEFECTIVE 4-like has translation MGMGFQTPPLNSPAGKWLGFVTAVWVQAISGNNYTFSNYSDALKSLMALTQLQLNNLSVAKDVGKAFGLLAGIASDRLSTPVILLIGSIEGFIGYGVQWLVVSQRIQPLPYWQMCIFLCMGGNSTTWMNTAVLVTCIRNFRKNRGPVSGILKGYVGLSTAIFTDVCSALFADDPASFLLMLAIVPFAVCLAAIFFLRELPPSSTPDEDKQEFKFFGIINTIAVVIALYLLTFDVTGNHGQNVSRVFAAILLVLLASPIGIPIFLSFRNLIRFDANPESEVERVVTEPLLTGSTENNKPTPPETAVVAAEEPENGRAVVIGEDHTIMEAFKTVDFWILFFSFLCGVGTGLAVMNNMGQMGLALGYADVSMFVSLTSIWGFFGRILSGTVTEYFVKKCGTPRPLCNAASQILMAVGYIVMAMAMPGSLYIGSIIVGICYGVRIAVTVPIASELFGLKYYGLIYNVLILNLPLGSFLFSGLLAGLLYDHEATSTAGGGNTCIGAHCYRLVFIVMAIVCVIGFGLDILLSIRTKKLYAKICAARKSGGSS, from the exons ATGGGTATGGGATTTCAAACGCCGCCGCTCAATTCTCCGGCCGGAAAATGGCTAGGTTTTGTAACGGCGGTTTGGGTTCAAGCCATCTCCGGCAACAACTACACCTTTTCAAACTACTCCGATGCACTCAAATCCCTTATGGCCTTAACCCAACTCCAACTTAATAACCTCTCCGTTGCTAAAGACGTCGGAAAAGCCTTCGGACTTCTCGCCGGAATTGCCTCCGACCGTCTCTCTACCCCTGTTATTCTCCTCATAGGTTCTATCGAAGGTTTCATTGGGTACGGTGTCCAATGGTTGGTTGTCAGCCAAAGAATCCAACCTCTTCCTTATTGGCAG ATGTGCATATTTCTATGCATGGGAGGGAACAGTACAACATGGATGAACACGGCGGTTCTTGTTACTTGCATTCGGAATTTCCGAAAAAACAGAGGCCCTGTTTCGGGTATCTTAAAGGGTTATGTCGGTCTCAGCACCGCCATCTTCACCGACGTTTGCTCGGCCCTTTTTGCCGACGACCCAGCTAGTTTCCTACTAATGCTAGCCATCGTTCCCTTCGCCGTCTGTCTCGCCGCCATCTTCTTCCTCCGGGAACTTCCACCATCCTCCACCCCCGATGAGGATAAACAAGAATTCAAATTCTTTGGTATAATCAATACGATTGCCGTCGTTATTGCACTTTATCTATTAACATTTGATGTTACCGGAAACCATGGCCAAAATGTTTCTCGTGTTTTCGCCGCTATTTTACTTGTCCTCTTGGCATCTCCGATTGGTATTCCTATTTTTCTATCGTTTAGAAATTTAATCCGGTTTGATGCTAACCCGGAATCTGAGGTGGAGAGAGTTGTGACTGAACCGTTGTTGACTGGGTCAACGGAGAATAATAAGCCGACGCCGCCGGAGACGGCGGTTGTGGCGGCGGAGGAACCGGAAAATGGACGGGCTGTGGTGATTGGGGAGGATCATACTATAATGGAAGCTTTTAAGACGGTTGATTTCTGGATTCTGTTTTTCTCGTTTTTATGTGGGGTGGGTACGGGTTTGGCGGTTATGAATaatatgggtcaaatgggtctGGCTCTCGGGTATGCGGATGTATCCATGTTTGTTTCTTTGACTAGTATATGGGGTTTCTTCGGGCGGATCCTTTCGGGCACGGTTACTGAGTACTTCGTCAA GAAATGTGGAACGCCTAGGCCTCTTTGTAATGCAGCATCACAAATTCTAATGGCGGTTGGTTACATAGTAATGGCAATGGCAATGCCCGGGTCATTATATATCGGGTCAATTATAGTTGGTATATGTTATGGAGTTCGTATAGCAGTAACCGTCCCAATAGCATCGGAGCTTTTTGGTTTAAAGTATTACGGGCTTATCTACAACGTTTTGATCCTAAACTTACCACTCGGTTCGTTTCTCTTCTCCGGATTACTTGCGGGTCTACTTTACGATCATGAGGCAACTAGTACCGCCGGTGGAGGAAACACTTGTATCGGGGCTCATTGTTATAGGTTAGTGTTTATTGTGATGGCGATTGTATGCGTGATTGGATTCGGTTTGGATATATTATTGTCGATAAGGACTAAGAAATTGTATGCGAAGATATGCGCGGCGAGGAAATCGGGCGGGTCTTCTTGA